Within Pseudomonas sp. LBUM920, the genomic segment AAACGCGTAGTTGGCCGGCACCTGGGTGGCGATCCTGGCGCCGGCATCCAGCAGCTGTTCGGCAATATCCAGCCCGGACACATGAAACACCCACTCGTTGGCGACGGCGGGCTGAGCGATCGCCAACTCCATCGCCTGGGCAAAGGCGTTCATGTCCGGCAGGTAGGCGGTAAACCCATCGCCCTTGAGCGCGGTGGTGCAAATGCCCAGCAGGGCGCACACGGCCTCTTTGGTCTGCACGTCATCGCGGTCGGCCTGGCGCGAGCGCTGGATCAACTGCGCCAATTCCAGGTCCATCAATTCGCCGCCGACGATCAGCGCCGGCCCCTGTTCCCAGGATTGCGGCGGGCAGTCCTTGGCGCCAGGGTTGAGCGGGATATGCGGATTGATCTCCATCGGATAGATTCGACACACCAGCGGGCGGCGCTCATAGATGTTGCAGCGGTTGTCTTCGTCAAGATTCCGGCAGCGCCCGGCGTTGTAAGCGGCAAAGGTGATCGCCACAAACGCCTCGGTATTGCCGCTGGGCACCACCACCGAACGACGCTCGGCGTGTTCGCGCTGTTGCAGGGGCAAGCCCAGGCCATCGGCGAGAAAACCCTCCACCAGAACGATGACGTTACCGCCGTCAGCCGCCCACTGCCGCGCTTCTTCGAGGGTCAGGGGCACATGATGGTCGGTGCAGCATTTGCCGCAACCCACGCAGGAAAAGTGAGTGTTCATGGAGGATCTGTCACCAGGCAAGGTCAGAGGGCACTCTTGAACAGTGACGGGTTTTTGCCTCTATGCACTGTTCTGCCTGTTGCGAAGCAAGTTATGCGCCAGTGCCTGTCAGTCCTCGGGCATCCGGTCGCGCAGCACAAAAACCATGCCCGCGCTTTCATACAGTTGTCGGGCGCGCAGGTTGCTTTCGCGCACCTTGAGGTCGACGTAGGGTTCGCCGCGTTGCTTGAACACCTCAAAGCTGTGCAGCAACAACGCGCGGCCCAGCCCCTGGCCCTGGGCGCAGGGATGCACGGAGAGGTTCTTGATAAACGCGCTGGTCCAGCACTGGGCTACACCGAGGATGCCCTCGGCGTTGCTGACCACCAGGCACAGCGTCGGATCGAATTCGGCATCGGTGACAAACTGCTGGCGCCATTGCGCCAGGCTGGCGACACGGCCGCCGCCCTGCTCCTGGGTCATGCGCAGCACCGCATGAATCGCCGGGGCCAGTTCATCACGGTAATGACCCAGCCGAATATCGGCCGGCCACTGCGGAGCGGGCAGGCTGCCGGTCAGGTCGCGGCGCAACAGGTGGAAGTATTGCGTCACCGGTTACAAGCCTTTTTGCGCCACAGTCTGGGCGGCAACCACCAGGCACTTGGTCAGTTCGGGCGAAGAGAACTTGGTCAGCACCGCGTCGGCACCGGCCAGGCGAGCCTTTTCACTGTTCATCGCGCTGTCCAAAGAAGTGTGCAGCAGCACGTACAGCTCCTGGAAATCCGGGGTTTCGCGCAGCGTACGGGTGAGGGCGTAGCCGTCCATTTCGGACATTTCGATGTCCGAGACCACCACGTTGATCTGCTCGACCGTGCCTTGCAGTTCCAGCAGCACGTCAATGGCTTCCTTGGCGCTGCGTGCGGTGTGGCAGGTCAAGCCGAGATTGCGCAGGGTGTGCACCGATTGCTGCAGGGCGACCTGGCTGTCGTCCACCACCAGAATCCGCGCGTTGCCGAGTACTTCGGCCTCCTCCATGGTCAGGTCGGTGGGCGCCGCTTCAACCGGTGCCGGGGCAATGCCGTGGATGACCTTTTCGATATCCAGCACCTGCACCAGCCCGCCTTCGACCTGGGTGACCCCGGTGATAAACGAGCGGTTGCCACCGGAGCCATACGGCGGCGGACGAATGTCGGTGGTCAGGCAATGCACGATCTTGCTCACCGCCTGCACATGCAAGCCCTGCTTGGAGCGGCTGACGTCAGTGACGATCAGGCAGCCGCCGTTCGGGTCTTCCAGGGGCATTTCGCCCAGCGCGCGGCTCAGGTCGATCACCGACAGCGAGGCACCGCGCAGCGTGGCGATGCCTTTGACGTGAGGGTGAGACTCCGGCAGCTTGGTCAGCGGCGGGCAGGGGATGATTTCGCTGACTTTCAGCAGGTTGATCGCCATCAGCTTGCCGCTGCGCAAGGTAAAGAGCAGAAGCGAGAGTGAATCTGCGCGGGCTTTGGTGGTGGACATAAAAACCTTCTGAGGATCAGGAATGACGATCTATAGAGGGTTATCGACTTGGGCGCGCCAGGCTTTAACCGGATTTATGCAGGGCTGGCGTGTGTGGGAGCGAGCAAGCCCGCTCCCACCGAGGGGAGGTGTCAGCCCTTCCAGACCTGTGGGTTCACCAAGTCCTGCGGGCGCTGGCCCAGCAAGGCGCTGCGCAGGTTGTCCAGGGCGCGGTTGGCCATGGCTTCACGGGTTTCGTGGGTGGCCGAGCCGATGTGCGGCAGGGTTACGGCGTTGCTCAGCTGGAACAGCGGTGACTCGGCCAGCGGCTCCTGTTCATACACGTCCAGGCCGGCACCGCGAATCTTCTGGGTTTGCAGGGCGTCGATCAGCGCCGGCTCGTCCACCACCGGGCCACGGGAAATATTGATCAGGATCGCGCTGGATTTCATCAGGCCCAACTCGCGGGTGCTGATCAGGTGGCGGGTCTTGTCGCTCAATGGCACCACCAGGCAGACGAAGTCCGACTCGGCCAGCAATTGGTCGAGGCTGCGGAACTGGGCGCCCAATTCCTGTTCCAGCGCGGTCTTGCGGCTGTTGCCGCTGTACAGGATCGGCATATTGAAGCCCAGGCGTCCACGCCGGGCCACGGCGGCGCCGATGTTGCCCATGCCGACGATGCCGAGGGTTTTGCCGTGTACATCGCAACCGAACAGTGGCGCGCCGACGCTGGCTTTCCACTGGCCGGCCTTGGTCCAGGCGTCCAGTTCGGCCACGCGGCGTGCACTGCTCATCAGCAGGGCGAAGGCCAGGTCGGCGGTGCTTTCGGTGAGTACGTCGGGGGTGTTGGTGAGCATGATTCCGCGTTCATTGAAGTAGGGCACGTCGTAGTTGTCGTAGCCTACTGACACGCTGGAGACCACCTCCAGGTTGCTTGCGCCTTCGAGCTGTGCACGGCCGAGCTTGCGGCCTACGCCGATCAAACCGTGGGCGTGGGGCAGGGCTTCGTTGAATTGAGCGTTGATGTCGCCCAGCTTGGGGTTGGGGGCGATGACGTCGAAATCCTGTTGCAGGCGTTCGATCATTTCCGGGGTGACACGGCTGAAGGCGAGGACGGTCTTTTTCATTGCAGGCGGGCTCATCGACTACGGAAGAATGCTAAGCACGCTAACATTCTTGGGGGATTGGGGGGAGCCTTTTGCTGTTTGGTTGAGCGGTTGAGTACATATCCGTTGCTGCGGTCACGGCCACTTAGGGTTCCGCTCTTACAGCGGGTCACTTTTGGCAAACGCCCCAAAAGTAACCAAAAGGTCTTTGCCCCACCACTCGGTGCCTCGCCTAGGCTCGGCATGCCCTCACTCCGGCTTGAATCCGTGGGCCGCCGCGACGGGCCATCCATGGCCCAACACGGCTAACCCGGCGTCCTGCCGGGTTACCCACGGATTCAAGCCTGCGTTCGGCCAGCGTGGTTGATGGGGCCTGTCAGATCAAGATCAAAAGCAGATCAAGAGCAGAGCACGGCGGCCTGGTAGCCGACCTGAGTGGTTGAAGCAAAAGCAGGGCAGAAGCACAGCAACAGCACAGCAACACACTTCTATCTGATGCACAGAGTTCTAAATGTGGGAGCGGGCTTGCTCGCGAAGGCGGTGTTTCAGCTACACATGAGCTGACTGACCCACCGCCTTCGCGAGCAAGCCCGCTCCCACAAGTTGACCGAGTTCAGCTGCCAGCACCGCAGTGCTTTTGCTTTTCTGTGGGAGCTGGCTTGCCTGCGATGCAGACACCTCGGTCTATCAGGCACAACCAGTAGATGCCATCGCAGGCAAGCCAGCTCCCACATTCGATTGAGTTCAGCCTTCAAGATCAGGTCGGCTGTCAGGCCGCCTCGCGTCCGCTGTAGATCTTGATCTTGATCTTAGGCGCCCCGTTAAACCACGCTGGCCGAACGCAGGTTTGAATCCGTGGGTAACCCGGCAGGACGCCGGGTTAGCCGTGTTGGGCCATGGATGGCCCGTCACGGCGGCCCACGGATTCAAGCCGGAGTGAGGGCACACCGAGCCCGAGCGAGGTGCCGAGTGGTGGGGCAAGAGCCCTTTGGTTACTTTGGGGCTTTTCCAAAGTGACCCGCCGTAAGGGCGGAACCCAAAGAGGCCATCACGCAAATACCGGATATGCCCCCAAAGCCCAACCCCAAACCGGTCAGTTAGCCAACCGCGCCCCGCTAAGACTCCCACTCAACTCATACGCCACCAACTCCGCCTGATGCGCCGCCAAAATCTCGGGCAACGACCCGCGCAGATATTCAACCCACGTCTTGATCTTCGCATCCAGGTACTGGCGCGACGGGTAGATCGCATACAAGTTCAGCTCTTGCGAACGGTAGTTAGGCATCACCCGCACCAGCGTGCCGTTACGCAACCCCTCGATAGCCGCATACACCGGCAACAACCCCACGCCCATGCCACTGGTAATCGCCGTTTTCATCGCGTCCGCCGAATTAACCAGAAACGGCGACGTATTGATCGCCACACTTTCCTGGCCTTCCGGCCCGTTGAAGGTCCATTTATCCAGCTGGATCACCGGGCTCACCAACCGCAGGCACGCATGGTTGAGCAAATCCTGCGGCCGTTGCGCACAGCCCTTGGCCTTGACGTAATCCGGCGACGCACACGCGATGCTGTAGGTAATGCCCAGTCGCTGGGACACAAACCCCGAGTCCGGCAATTCACTGGCCAGCACGATCGACACGTCGTAGCCCTCATCGAGCAAGTCCGGCACGCGGTTGGCCAGGGTCAGGTCGAAGGTCACGTCGGGATGCGTACGGCGGTAGCGGGCAATGGCGTCAATCACGAAATGCTGGCCGATACCGGTCATGGTGTGCACTTTCAACTGCCCGGCCGGCCGCGCGTGCGCGTCGCTGGCTTCGGCTTCGGCTTCTTCCACGTAGGCCAGGATCTGCTCGCAACGCAGCAAATAGCGTTTACCGGCTTCGGTCAGCGCGATGCGGCGGGTGGTGCGGTTGAGCAAGCGGGTTTGCAGATGGGCTTCCAGGTTGGAGACCGCGCGCGAGACGTTGGCCGTGGTGGTGTCCAGTTGCACGGCGGCGGCGGTGAAGCTGCCGGCTTCGGCCACGCAACTGAAAGCGCGCATGTTTTGCAAAGTGTCCATGGAGTGTTCTCAGGGGAGATAGCAAATTGTGACAGAAAGTTACGCCGTCCAGTGATCCCTACCAACGGATTATCGCCTGAACGGTAACAAAGATTCACAGGAATGCCAGCTTATCGTTCCCCATGCCGCCCCCTAGAATTGCGCCACCTCTTGCGCAACACCACCTCAG encodes:
- a CDS encoding YkgJ family cysteine cluster protein, with protein sequence MNTHFSCVGCGKCCTDHHVPLTLEEARQWAADGGNVIVLVEGFLADGLGLPLQQREHAERRSVVVPSGNTEAFVAITFAAYNAGRCRNLDEDNRCNIYERRPLVCRIYPMEINPHIPLNPGAKDCPPQSWEQGPALIVGGELMDLELAQLIQRSRQADRDDVQTKEAVCALLGICTTALKGDGFTAYLPDMNAFAQAMELAIAQPAVANEWVFHVSGLDIAEQLLDAGARIATQVPANYAFISLRAS
- a CDS encoding N-acetyltransferase; the protein is MTQYFHLLRRDLTGSLPAPQWPADIRLGHYRDELAPAIHAVLRMTQEQGGGRVASLAQWRQQFVTDAEFDPTLCLVVSNAEGILGVAQCWTSAFIKNLSVHPCAQGQGLGRALLLHSFEVFKQRGEPYVDLKVRESNLRARQLYESAGMVFVLRDRMPED
- a CDS encoding chemotaxis protein CheV gives rise to the protein MSTTKARADSLSLLLFTLRSGKLMAINLLKVSEIIPCPPLTKLPESHPHVKGIATLRGASLSVIDLSRALGEMPLEDPNGGCLIVTDVSRSKQGLHVQAVSKIVHCLTTDIRPPPYGSGGNRSFITGVTQVEGGLVQVLDIEKVIHGIAPAPVEAAPTDLTMEEAEVLGNARILVVDDSQVALQQSVHTLRNLGLTCHTARSAKEAIDVLLELQGTVEQINVVVSDIEMSEMDGYALTRTLRETPDFQELYVLLHTSLDSAMNSEKARLAGADAVLTKFSSPELTKCLVVAAQTVAQKGL
- a CDS encoding D-glycerate dehydrogenase, encoding MKKTVLAFSRVTPEMIERLQQDFDVIAPNPKLGDINAQFNEALPHAHGLIGVGRKLGRAQLEGASNLEVVSSVSVGYDNYDVPYFNERGIMLTNTPDVLTESTADLAFALLMSSARRVAELDAWTKAGQWKASVGAPLFGCDVHGKTLGIVGMGNIGAAVARRGRLGFNMPILYSGNSRKTALEQELGAQFRSLDQLLAESDFVCLVVPLSDKTRHLISTRELGLMKSSAILINISRGPVVDEPALIDALQTQKIRGAGLDVYEQEPLAESPLFQLSNAVTLPHIGSATHETREAMANRALDNLRSALLGQRPQDLVNPQVWKG
- a CDS encoding LysR family transcriptional regulator; protein product: MDTLQNMRAFSCVAEAGSFTAAAVQLDTTTANVSRAVSNLEAHLQTRLLNRTTRRIALTEAGKRYLLRCEQILAYVEEAEAEASDAHARPAGQLKVHTMTGIGQHFVIDAIARYRRTHPDVTFDLTLANRVPDLLDEGYDVSIVLASELPDSGFVSQRLGITYSIACASPDYVKAKGCAQRPQDLLNHACLRLVSPVIQLDKWTFNGPEGQESVAINTSPFLVNSADAMKTAITSGMGVGLLPVYAAIEGLRNGTLVRVMPNYRSQELNLYAIYPSRQYLDAKIKTWVEYLRGSLPEILAAHQAELVAYELSGSLSGARLAN